The Brassica oleracea var. oleracea cultivar TO1000 chromosome C6, BOL, whole genome shotgun sequence genome includes a region encoding these proteins:
- the LOC106300935 gene encoding phosphoethanolamine N-methyltransferase 3: MAHIHTNGNISPSFPNSYSGEEREIQKNYWKEHSVGLSVEAMMLDSKAADLDKEERPEILSLLPPIEGEKVLEFGAGIGRFTSELAQKAGQVIAVDFIESVIKKNENINGHYKNVKFMCADVTSPDMKFSSESMDLIFSNWLLMYLSDKEVEDLAKKMLQWTKVGGYIFFRESCFHQSGDNKRKYNPTHYREPKFYTKLFKECHMNDDVGNSYEFSLVSCKCVGAYVRNKKNQNQICWLWRKKVSSDNDRGFQRFLDNVQYKSSGILRYERVFGQGFVSTGGLETTKEFVAKLDLKPGQKVLDVGCGIGGGDFYMAENFDVDVVGIDLSVNMISFALEHAIGLKCSVEFEVADCTKKEYPDNTFDVIYSRDTILHIQDKPALFRTFYKWLKPGGKVLITDYCRSPKTPSPDFANYIKQRGYDLHDVQAYGQMLKDAGFDEVIAEDRTDQFMKVLKRELDAVEKEKDEFISDFSKEDYEDIVGGWNSKLLRSSSGEQKWGLFIAKKN; encoded by the exons ATGGCTCACATTCACACTAATGGCAACATCTCTCCTTCTTTCCCAAACTCAT ATTCAGGGGAAGAGCGTGAAATCCAAAAGAATTACTGGAAAGAGCACTCGGTGGGTTTGAGCGTTGAGGCCATGATGCTTGATTCCAAAGCTGCTGACCTCGACAAAGAAGAACGGCCTGAG ATACTCTCGCTTCTTCCACCGATTGAAGGGGAAAAGGTGCTTGAGTTTGGCGCTGGCATTGGTCGTTTCACTAGTGAATTAGCTCAGAAGGCCGGCCAGGTCATTGCCGTTGATTTCATTGAAAGTGTTATCAAAAAG AATGAAAACATTAATGGGCACTACAAGAACGTCAAATTTATGTGCGCTGATGTCACATCCCCTGATATGAAATTTTCAAGCGAGTCTATGGATCTGATCTTCTCTAACTGGCTGCTCATGTATCTCTCTGATAAAGAG GTTGAAGATTTGGCGAAAAAGATGTTACAATGGACTAAGGTTGGTGGGTATATTTTCTTTAGGGAGTCATGCTTTCATCAATCTGGTGACAACAAGCGGAAGTACAACCCAACACACTACCGTGAACCCAAGTTTTACACAAAG TTATTCAAAGAATGCCATATGAATGACGATGTTGGGAACTCGTATGAGTTCTCTTTGGTTAGCTGTAAATGCGTTGGAGCTTATGTGAGAAACAAAAAGAACCAGAACCAG ATCTGCTGGCTTTGGCGGAAGAAAGTCAGTTCGGATAATGATAGGGGCTTCCAACGGTTCTTGGACAATGTCCAGTATAAGTCTAGTGGTATCTTACGCTATGAGCGTGTCTTTGGACAAGGGTTTGTCAGCACAGGGGGGCTCG AGACGACAAAGGAGTTTGTGGCTAAGCTGGATCTGAAGCCGGGCCAGAAAGTTCTAGATGTTGGATGCGGAATAGGAGGAGGGGACTTCTACATGGCTGAGAACTTTGACGTGGATGTTGTAGGCATTGATCTATCCGTAAACATGATCTCTTTCGCCCTCGAACACGCGATAGGACTCAAATGCTCTGTGGAGTTCGAAGTAGCTGACTGCACCAAGAAGGAGTATCCTGATAACACCTTTGATGTTATTTACAGCAGAGACACCATTCTGCATATCCAA GACAAGCCAGCATTGTTCAGAACATTCTACAAATGGTTGAAGCCTGGAGGGAAAGTTCTCATTACTGATTACTGTAGAAGCCCCAAAACACCATCTCCAGATTTTGCAAACTACATCAAGCAACGAGGTTATGATCTCCATGATGTACAAGCATACGGTCAG ATGCTGAAAGATGCTGGATTCGATGAGGTAATCGCAGAGGATAGAACCGATCAG TTCATGAAAGTCCTGAAACGGGAACTGGACGCAGTGGAGAAAGAGAAGGACGAATTCATCAGCGACTTCTCTAAGGAGGACTACGAGGATATTGTTGGTGGGTGGAACTCAAAGTTACTCAGGAGCTCAAGTGGTGAACAGAAGTGGGGTTTGTTCATCGCCAAGAAAAACTGA
- the LOC106298766 gene encoding probable inactive serine/threonine-protein kinase fnkC, which yields MFTEEKKKNTNYGSIFVSCFFCLVLVVGVVRFGKPYYNLQNLMGTEAVMEQGLLDVGILPCNLRSSVSIPARNHQKLSTTVREETRTRPPNSYCVKFESFATMSKLVAGNGDKYESRPFSAGGYNWTFLIYPNVNKPVGSGGYVSLYVKIDNSSFIATQNEVYAWIKFLTYKSTTDTYHELHATEAQRFHLFKQEYGMLTFLEIGYYQNPAYGFIFNGGQSVFGVDIVVSKPSATWEDVAYEENIRDPVLDWRITNFSTQDKVSYTSDTFSSGGRNWVLKVYPNGAGSATGNSLSLYLLSASNEKGYVKAKFRVINQTPSKNVEKQVDGWPNAKENGWGVDTLVPLADIKDPSKGFLVKDTIRFEVEILAFSRTNSISN from the exons ATGTTTACCGAGGAAAAGAAGAAAAATACCAACTATGGTTCAATCTTTGTCTCTTGCTTCTTCTGTTTGGTTTTGGTTGTAGGAGTAGTAAGGTTTGGAAAACCTTATTACAACCTTCAAAACTTAATGGGGACAGAAGCAGTAATGGAACAAGGATTGTTGGACGTGGGGATACTTCCCTGTAACCTCAGGAGCTCTGTCTCTATTCCTGCCCGGAATCACCAGAAGCTCTCGACAACAGTAAGGGAAGAGACGAGAACTCGTCCTCCAAATTCGTACTGTGTGAAGTTCGAGTCATTTGCCACTATGTCCAAACTGGTCGCAGGCAACGGTGACAAGTACGAGTCACGTCCGTTCTCAGCCGGTGGATACAATTG GACGTTCCTAATCTACCCAAATGTGAACAAGCCAGTGGGTTCGGGTGGATACGTTTCCCTTTACGTAAAAATCGATAACTCAAGCTTCATCGCTACTCAAAACGAAGTGTATGCATGGATCAAATTCCTCACCTATAAAAGCACTACAGACACATACCATGAGCTCCATG CGACTGAGGCACAGAGATTTCATTTGTTTAAACAAGAGTACGGAATGCTAACCTTTCTTGAGATCGGGTACTACCAAAATCCGGCATATGGATTCATTTTCAACGGCGGACAGAGTGTGTTTGGTGTTGACATCGTTGTTTCTAAACCGTCTGCCACATGGGAAGATGTCGCTTATGAAGAAAACATTCGTGACCCTGTTCTTGATTGGAGAATCACCAACTTCTCTACCCAAGATAAAGTCTCTTACACTTCTGATACGTTTTCTTCCGGAGGAAGAAACTG GGTATTGAAAGTATATCCAAATGGAGCTGGGTCTGCAACTGGTAATTCATTGTCACTCTATTTGTTGAGTGCGTCAAACGAAAAGGGTTACGTGAAAGCCAAGTTTAGAGTTATTAACCAGACCCCATCCAAAAATGTGGAGAAACAAG TGGATGGATGGCCCAATGCAAAAGAAAATGGATGGGGTGTCGACACACTTGTACCACTCGCAGATATCAAAGACCCATCCAAAGGTTTCCTCGTCAAGGATACCATCAGATTTGAAGTCGAGATCTTGGCCTTCTCTAGAACTAACTCCATCTCTAACTAG
- the LOC106299570 gene encoding probable inactive serine/threonine-protein kinase fnkC, with the protein MFTEEKKKNTNYGTMFVYCFFCLVFVVEVVRFAKPYYNFQNLVETEAAIEEGLLDVGILPCNIRSSVSIPARDHKKLSATIREETRTRPPVTYCVKFESFDTMSKLVKDNGDKYESHPFSAGGYNWTFLVYPNADKPVGSGGYVSLYVKIDNSSFIENQNEVYAWIRFLTYKSTTDTYHEFYVTDAQRFHLFKQEYGMLNFLEIGYYQTPVHGFIFNGGQSVFGVDIVVSNPPIWEDVSYEENIPGPVIGWRIDNFSSGEHDSYYTSNSFSSGGRNWVLKVYPNGVGTGKGNSLSIYLLSASNKKGYVKAKFRVIDQIRSNNVEKQVEGWPNAEQNGWGVDKLISFADVQDPSKGFLVNDTIKFEVEIMAFT; encoded by the exons ATGTTTACCGAAGAAAAGAAAAAAAATACAAACTATGGAACAATGTTTGTCTACTGCTTCTTTTGTCTTGTTTTCGTTGTGGAAGTAGTAAGATTTGCAAAACCTTACTACAACTTTCAAAACCTAGTGGAGACAGAAGCAGCAATAGAAGAAGGATTATTGGACGTGGGGATACTTCCTTGTAACATTAGGAGCTCTGTCTCTATTCCTGCTCGGGATCACAAGAAGCTCTCGGCAACAATAAGGGAAGAGACGAGAACTCGTCCTCCAGTTACGTACTGTGTGAAGTTCGAGTCATTTGACACAATGTCTAAACTGGTCAAAGACAACGGTGACAAGTACGAGTCACATCCTTTCTCAGCCGGTGGATACAATTG GACGTTCTTAGTCTACCCAAATGCGGACAAGCCAGTGGGCTCGGGTGGATACGTTTCGCTATACGTTAAAATCGATAACTCAAGCTTCATCGAGAATCAGAACGAAGTGTATGCATGGATCAGATTCCTCACCTATAAAAGCACTACGGACACGTACCATGAGTTCTATG TGACTGACGCGCAGAGGTTTCACTTGTTTAAACAAGAGTATGGAATGCTAAACTTTCTTGAGATTGGGTATTACCAAACTCCAGTTCATGGATTCATTTTCAACGGCGGGCAGAGTGTGTTTGGCGTTGACATCGTGGTTTCTAATCCCCCTATATGGGAGGATGTCTCTTATGAAGAAAACATTCCTGGCCCTGTTATCGGCTGGAGAATCGACAACTTCAGTAGCGGCGAGCATGACTCTTATTACACTTCTAACTCGTTTTCTTCCGGAGGAAGAAACTG GGTACTGAAAGTTTATCCAAATGGAGTTGGGACTGGAAAGGGTAATTCGTTGTCAATTTATTTGTTGAGTGCGTCAAACAAAAAGGGTTACGTGAAAGCCAAGTTTAGAGTTATTGACCAGATCCGTTCCAACAATGTGGAGAAACAAG TGGAGGGATGGCCCAATGCCGAACAAAATGGATGGGGTGTCGACAAACTTATATCTTTTGCAGATGTCCAAGACCCGTCCAAAGGTTTCCTCGTCAACGATACCATCAAATTTGAAGTCGAGATCATGGCTTTCACTTGA
- the LOC106297897 gene encoding uncharacterized protein At4g04775-like → MGQYSYSQPSSSSEDLDITSLLEAEAQLYADEAQSSFDMAEPVQYQPQPEAGDGIPTICYCGGEPVVATAYTEKDPGRRYFTCDNVDDGDCHIWKWWDVAVMDEMRDFQTQLRRLKEEGTESEQKLLLLEKTVYELGKENSQVKLLVCLLVLIGLVFLVLCGVGSKASNGSVLSPHEWLYK, encoded by the exons ATGGGACAATATAGCTACAGCCAGCCGTCCTCATCATCAGAGGACTTGGACATAACCTCACTTCTCGAAGCAGAAGCTCAGTTGTACGCGGATGAAGCTCAGAGTAGCTTCGATATGGCAGAGCCGGTTCAGTACCAACCTCAACCTGAGGCTGGTGATGGAATCCCGACGATATGCTACTGTGGGGGTGAGCCGGTTGTTGCAACAGCCTACACTGAGAAAGATCCAGGACGAAGGTACTTCACCTGCGACAATGTCGATGATGGAGACTGTCACATCTGGAAGTGGTGGGATGTCGCGGTCATGGACGAGATGAGGGACTTTCAGACACAGCTAAGGCGGCTTAAGGAAGAAGGTACTGAGAGTGAGCAGAAGCTACTGCTGCTAGAGAAGACTGTATATGAGTTAGGAAAGGAGAATTCACAAGTTAAGCTATTGGTGTGCCTATTAGTTTTAATAGGTTTGGTATTCTTGGTTCTGTGTG GAGTAGGTTCAAAGGCTTCAAACGGGAGTGTGTTATCACCTCACGAGTGGCTGTATAAGTAA